In the genome of Candidatus Brocadiaceae bacterium, the window AGCCCATCTCCACGTCGCGGCCCCGCGGGCTGGTCGTCGTCTTCTGGCCGATCAGAGTCGTCGGCGCCATCTGGCCCTGGGTCATGGCGTACACGGTGTTGTTGATGAAGATCACGGTGATCTTCTCGCCCCGGTTGGCGGCGTGGATGGTCTCGGCCATGCCGATCGAGGCCAGGTCGCCGTCGCCCTGGTAGGTGAAGACCACCTTATCCGGATGAATGCGCTTGATGGCCGTGGCCACCGCGGGGGGGCGGCCGTGCGCCGCCTCGCTCCAGTCGATGTCCACGTAGTCATAGGCCAGCACGGCACAGCCGACGGGGGCGATGCCGATGGTCCGCTCGCGGATGTCCAGCTCGGCGAGCAACTCGGCCAGCAGGCGGTGCATGATGCCGTGGCCGCAGCCGGCGCAGTAGTGCGTGCTGACGTCCAGAAGCGCCCCGGGGCGCTCGTAAAGGGCGTCGCGGGCGGTCTTCTGCACATCCTGTGTACTCATCTGCCCCTTCCTCCGGGCCTCAGGCGAAGAAGTCCTCGATCGCGCGCACGACCTCGGCGGCGGTCGGCACGCGGCCGCCCATCCGGCCCAGCAGTCTCACGGGCGTGGCGCCGTCAATGGCCAGACGCACGTCCTCGATCAGTTGGCCGGCGCTCAGTTCCACGCTCAGCACCCCGCGCGCCCCCTGGGCCTGCCGGGCCAGGGCGGCATACGGGAACGGCCAGAGCGTGATCGGCCGGAACAGGGCGACGCTCAGCCCCAGCGAGGCGGGCGGCTGTTCCACAACCTGGCGACAGATGCGCGCCGGCGTGCCGTAGGCCACCAGCACGACGTCGGCGTCCGGCGGGCCGACCTGCTCAGAGCGCGTCTCCTCCGCGCAGATGCGGTCATACTTGGCCTGGATGCGCTCGTTCAGCTCGGCCAGGGCGTCCACCGTGTGGCGGTAGGAGCGGATGGTGTTCCGCGCACGGCCGGGCTCGCCGGTCAGCGCCCAGGGCTTCTCCGGAGGCGACGGGGGCGGCAGGTGGTCGAAGCGCGTCGGCTCCATCATCTGGCCCAGCAGCCCGTCGCTGAGCACCACGACGGGGTTGCGGTAACGGTCTGCAAGGTCGAACGCGTCGTAGGTCAGGTCGCAGACCTCCTGCACGGACGCCGGCGCCAGGCAGAGCGTGCGGTAGTCGCCATGGCCGCCGCCGCGCGTGCTCTGGAAGTAGTCGCCCTGGGACGGGGCGATGTTGCCCAGCCCCGGCCCGCCCCGCTGCACGTTCACGATGACGGCGGGCAGCTCGCTGCCGGCCAGGTAGGAGATGCCTTCCTGCTTCAGGCTGACGCCCGGGCTGCTGGACGAGGTCATCGTCCGCGCGCCGGCCGCCGATGCGCCGTAGACCATGTTGATGGCCGCCACTTCGCTCTCGGCCTGGATGAAGGTGCCGCCGCGCAGCGGCAACTGGTCCGCCATGAAGGCGGTCAGCTCGTTCTGCGGGGTGATCGGATACCCGGCGTAGAGCCGGCAGCCCGCGCGGATGGCCGCCTCGCCCGCCGCTTCGTTGCCGCTGATGAGAACCCGTCCTTCGTTGTCCTGCACGGCCTTATCCTATCCTGTTGCAGTGCCGGGGACTATTTCGTCGCGGACGCGTCCGCCTTGCCGGTCCGGCGGCCGATGCGAAACACCTCCACCGCCGCGTCGGGACAGACCGCCGTGCACCGCAGGCAGCCGGTGCACTCCACGTCGGGCTGGACGACGGCCGCCTGCACGCCGCGCTTGTTCGGGCGGGGGTCAATGACCAGCTTGCCGTGCTCGCAGAACGCCACGCAGAGGCCGCAGCCCTTGCAGTAGCGCTCCAGGATGATGACCTCGAATCGTCTATCTGTCATAGCGCGGTTGCCCTCTCCAGTCCAACTTGTTCTCCAGCGTGCTGAAGAAGGCGTTCCTTCCCGTTTGAATCAGCTTGAGCGGGCGGTCCGCCTTGCGCACGCGGACCGCGTCGCCTTCGCGCAGTTCCTCGTTCACCTGGCCGTCTACGGTCAGGCCCGGACGCTCGGCCCACTGCCGCGGCACGATGGCCAGCGTCAGGTGCGCGGGCAGCACCAGCGGGCGGTTGCTCAGGGTGTGCGGGCAGATGGGGGCAACGACCATGGCCTCCATGTCCGGGTGCACGATGGGACCGCCGGCCGCCAGGCTGTGCGCCGTCGAGCCCACGGGCGTCGCCACGATCAGTCCGTCGGCACGGTAGGTCACCATCGGCTCGCCGCCCACCTCCAGGTCCAGCGTGATGATGCGCGAGAGCGACGTGCGGCCGACGACCACGTCGTTCAGCCCGACGGTCGAGAGCACCGTTTCGCCGTCCCGCACCAGTTCGCAGGCCAGCATCATGCGGTCAACCACCAGGCAGCGCCCGTCCAGGACGTCGGCGAGCACGGCCTGACTGCTCTCGGCGTCCGTTTCGGTCAGGAAGCCGAACTTCCCCAGGTTCACGCCCAACAGCGGTATGCCGTGCGGCGCCAGATCGCGCGCGGCGCGCAGCACGGTGCCGTCGCCGCCGAGCACCAGGGCGAAATCGGCCCCGCCGGGCCCGACCGGGACCTCCAGGTCCAGGTCCACACGCACCTCGGCCCGCCGGGCCAGCCAGGGCTCGAGTTCGGCCACGGCCCTGTGGACGGCGTCCTTGGCGCGGTTTCCGACGATGATGACCTTCTTCGGTGCCATCGGCTCTCGCAGGGACGCCGCCTACTGCGCCGGCCCCTCGAACGGCTCCTCCTTCAGGTCTCCGTCGAGCGTCTCCACCAGCTTGCGGACCTTCAGCTCGGCCTCTCCCAGCAACGTCTGGCAGCGCTGGAAGGCGGCAATCCCTTCCTCGTACAGCCGCAGCGACTCGTCGAGGGTCAGGTTGCCCTCCTCGAGGCGTCGCACGATCTCCTCCAGCTTCCGGAGGGCCTCCTCGAAGGTCGGCGCCGCGTCCTCGGACGCCTGGCGGGCGCTCTCGTCGTCAGCCATCGGGAACCCCGGTCCTGGAGTGAACGCAGCCCGCCGGCATGTCCGCCGCCACACGCGGGCTCGTCGCCATTATAGTGTACGGCCCGGGGGCAATGGAAGCTCCCCCTTCACCGTCCCGGTGCCGGCAGGTCCGGTGGAGGGCCGGCGAGCACGTCCGGCCCGATTGCGCGGGGTGGCCGTTTGCGGTAACATGGCCGTTGTGGCGCCGGCGGCACGGCGGGGGCGTCCGGGGCGTGCGGAGAGCCATTTGCAGGGAGGCGCTGGGATGCCTGAACTGTTCTCGGCAAAGGAGCTGATCGAGGTGGCCATCCGGGAGGAGCATACCGGGGCCGTCTACTACCGGGCCGTGGCCGAGGCCGCGGGAACGGACGAACTGGCGGCGTTCGCCATGACCGTGGCCCACATGGAGGACGAGCACGAGGCCGAGTTCCGGTCGCTGCTGGAGAGCCTGGGGCCGCCGCGGCCGCCGGCGGAGTCCTACGAGGGCGAGTACGGGGCCTACATGGCCTATCTGCTGGAGGGCCGCATCTTTCCGACCGGGCGGGACGGGGTCGAACTGGCCCGAAACCAGCCCGACGACCGGTCGGCCGTCGAGACGGCCCTGGAGCTGGAGCGCAACACGCTCCTGTTCTACCACGAGATGCTGCCGTTCGTGCCCGAAGAGCACCATGACCTGCTCAACGGCATCATTGCGGAGGAGCGACAGCACGTGACGGACCTGGCCCGCTACCACCAGAGGCACTTCTGAACGTCGTTGCGGAAGTCGCGGCGGGCTCGAGGGAGTCCGCAACGTCCTCAACGGCCGCCGGTTCCGTCAGGGGGGCCGCCTGGGCGTCCATGTGCCCGGCGATGCGTTCCAGCGCGTCGCGGATCTGCGTCAGCAGCTCCTGCCGGTCGTCCGCAACGGCCCGCATCTGCTCCACGTGCCGGTCGTTCAGGGCGGCCTGCAGGCTCGCGCGGACGGACACGACGGTGGCGAAGAAGGCCAGGATCAGGCAGATGAGCCATCCCATCATCTGAGTCGTGTTCATTTCGTCTCCCCTTCCTGTGGAATTCGGGCGGGCGGGGCCTGCACGGGGGCTCCGGGGCCGTCCGCACTGGCGAACTGCATGCGACAGAGCCGGAAGTACTCGCCCTGCAGGGCCAGCAGTTCCTCGTGCGTGCCCTGTTCCACGATCCGGCCGCGGTGGAGGACCACGATGCGGTCGGCATGGCGCACCGTGGACAGGCGGTGGGCAATGACCAGCGTCGTGCGGCCCTCCATGAGCGTCCCGAGCGCCTTCTGGACGAGCATCTCGGACTCGGCGTCCAGGCTCGACGTCGCTTCGTCCAGGATCAGGATGGGGGCG includes:
- the vorB gene encoding 3-methyl-2-oxobutanoate dehydrogenase subunit VorB, translated to MQDNEGRVLISGNEAAGEAAIRAGCRLYAGYPITPQNELTAFMADQLPLRGGTFIQAESEVAAINMVYGASAAGARTMTSSSSPGVSLKQEGISYLAGSELPAVIVNVQRGGPGLGNIAPSQGDYFQSTRGGGHGDYRTLCLAPASVQEVCDLTYDAFDLADRYRNPVVVLSDGLLGQMMEPTRFDHLPPPSPPEKPWALTGEPGRARNTIRSYRHTVDALAELNERIQAKYDRICAEETRSEQVGPPDADVVLVAYGTPARICRQVVEQPPASLGLSVALFRPITLWPFPYAALARQAQGARGVLSVELSAGQLIEDVRLAIDGATPVRLLGRMGGRVPTAAEVVRAIEDFFA
- the xseB gene encoding exodeoxyribonuclease VII small subunit, which codes for MADDESARQASEDAAPTFEEALRKLEEIVRRLEEGNLTLDESLRLYEEGIAAFQRCQTLLGEAELKVRKLVETLDGDLKEEPFEGPAQ
- a CDS encoding 2-oxoglutarate oxidoreductase, with translation MSTQDVQKTARDALYERPGALLDVSTHYCAGCGHGIMHRLLAELLAELDIRERTIGIAPVGCAVLAYDYVDIDWSEAAHGRPPAVATAIKRIHPDKVVFTYQGDGDLASIGMAETIHAANRGEKITVIFINNTVYAMTQGQMAPTTLIGQKTTTSPRGRDVEMGYPIRVCELLDRLDAPALLARTMLADPSSIRRTKALLKKAFRYQMDGVGFALIEVLSPCPTYWRMTPAEACRYVQDELTKTFPVGIIRDVKAGQ
- a CDS encoding 4Fe-4S dicluster domain-containing protein, translating into MTDRRFEVIILERYCKGCGLCVAFCEHGKLVIDPRPNKRGVQAAVVQPDVECTGCLRCTAVCPDAAVEVFRIGRRTGKADASATK
- a CDS encoding NAD(+)/NADH kinase, translated to MAPKKVIIVGNRAKDAVHRAVAELEPWLARRAEVRVDLDLEVPVGPGGADFALVLGGDGTVLRAARDLAPHGIPLLGVNLGKFGFLTETDAESSQAVLADVLDGRCLVVDRMMLACELVRDGETVLSTVGLNDVVVGRTSLSRIITLDLEVGGEPMVTYRADGLIVATPVGSTAHSLAAGGPIVHPDMEAMVVAPICPHTLSNRPLVLPAHLTLAIVPRQWAERPGLTVDGQVNEELREGDAVRVRKADRPLKLIQTGRNAFFSTLENKLDWRGQPRYDR